The following is a genomic window from Pseudomonas sp. FP2335.
GCCAGGCGCTGGATGTTGCCGCCCAACTCGGTGATCTCGAATACGATCCGCCGGGGATCGACGCCGTGGGCGCGCACTTGCTTGAGGCTGGGCAGCACCTGGCCGGGGCGCAGGCGGTTGATCCAGCGGGGCGAGATGTTCAGGCTGAGGAACCAGTCTTCGGGCACTTCGTGCAGGCGGCTCAGTGCGTTGTCGCGGATCTGCCGGTCCAGCCGCCGCAAGCTCACGCCAGGCGTGCGCGGGTCAGCGAACAGCGGCCCCACGGACTGCAAGCGGCCGTCAGGTTGACGCAAGCGACCCAGGGCTTCGACGCCGGCAATGCGCCCGGTGGCAGTGTCGATAAACGGCTGGAAGCAGGCGAGCGGTTGCCCGTCGATCACAGGGACTCCTTAAAGAAATGGCGAAAAAAGGCCCGACTCTCGAAAACGAGAGCCGGGCCGCTTCTGTCTGCAAGAATGCAGCCAGCGTGGCTCAGCCTTTGCGCGACGCCCCCTGCATGGCCAGTTTGATCAGCGGGATCAAACCGGCGCCCAACCGTACCAGGCGCGTCAGGCTGGCGAGACTGCCACCCTTGGCGCCCTTGCCGGTGAAGAAGCCCAGCAGCGTCACCGCCGCCACGCCCCACAGCGGCGCATGCTTAATGCCCAGGCTGTCCTGCCAGTTCTGGCCCATGTTGCGCACCTTGGCCAGTGGTGCCACCAGTTGCTGCGACTCATGGCGGATTTCCTGGCGGTGCATTTCCATGCGCAGGCGGATCAGCGCCTTGCGCATTTCCCGGCGCGAAGTGGTGTGCGGGATTTCAGTCAGGCTCATGGCAGCAGGCGCTCCCGGTCGTTGGCCAGCTCTTCGAGGGTGGCGTGGAACGGTGTGGACTCATCGAACACCGCCGCTTTCAGGCGTAACCCGCAGAAGGCGGCGGCCAGGCTGTAGAACACGCAGAGGCAGATGATCCCGGTGAGACGATAGCCGGTGTCCCAGACCAGGATCATCACCAGGGTCGACAACCCCACCAACAGCAGCAGGGCAAACACCAACGCCAGCCCGGCAAACAGCAACAGGCTGACGGTGCGCGCCTTCTGCTCCTGTAATTCGATGCCGAACAGTTCGACGTGGCTGTGCAGCAAACCCAACACGGCCGCGCCCAGGCGCTTTGAAGTAGAGCTCGTGGACGAGCCGGTTTCGCCGTTAGACATGATTAGCGCCTTGTAGCCAGCAGGCCGATCAGGAAACCCACGCCGGCGGCAATGCCGACCGACTGCCAAGGATTGGCCTGCACATAATCTTCAGTGGCGGTGACGGCCGCCTGGCCGCGTTCGCGCAGGGACTCTTCGGTCTGGTGCAAGGTTTCACGGGCCTTGAGCAGGCTCTCGTGGATCTTGCTGCGCAGCTCGTCGGCTTGGTCACCAGCCAGGATCTTGGTGTCGTCCAGCAGCTTTTCGGTGTCGCTGACCAGGGTTTGAAAATCCGCCAGCAGTATTTCTTGAGCAGTCTTTGCCGTTTTTCTGGCCATGGTTATCTCCGTGATGGGCTGAATCTGTGCGTTGTGGTTTCGAGTCACCGGCATCGGTGAAGGTTCAGTGCAATTGTCTGGTACAGCTTTTGCTTTGCCTTGGTGCGCAGGCCACGTGGCTTGCGCTGAATCCGGGCGGTCGGGCAGGAAGCCTTCAAAAACCTTACCCTAAATAACTGAAACTCGCGGAAAAACCCTGTCGGCAACGGCCTGTTGTGGTGATCGCTGCGCTAAAGCGGTTCACGCCCTCTGAAGAGGGGTGGAGCCGGTGGTGCCAATTTAGTGCGCGAGACCCTGGCTTGAACCGCTTTGGTGCTTTTTGCCTTTAATGCAGGCCTGCCAACCTCCATGGAAAATTTGCAAAGTGCGGTGGACACCCTCGTCCACAGTTCCAACACCCTGTTTATCCTGATCGGCGCCGTCATGGTATTGGCCATGCACGCCGGCTTCGCGTTCCTCGAAGTCGGCACGGTGCGCCAGAAGAACCAGGTCAACGCGCTGTCGAA
Proteins encoded in this region:
- a CDS encoding YqjD family protein, with amino-acid sequence MARKTAKTAQEILLADFQTLVSDTEKLLDDTKILAGDQADELRSKIHESLLKARETLHQTEESLRERGQAAVTATEDYVQANPWQSVGIAAGVGFLIGLLATRR
- a CDS encoding phage holin family protein; amino-acid sequence: MSNGETGSSTSSTSKRLGAAVLGLLHSHVELFGIELQEQKARTVSLLLFAGLALVFALLLLVGLSTLVMILVWDTGYRLTGIICLCVFYSLAAAFCGLRLKAAVFDESTPFHATLEELANDRERLLP